In Agromyces sp. G08B096, a genomic segment contains:
- a CDS encoding family 78 glycoside hydrolase catalytic domain encodes MPTVLPALDAHDAATRVVSLRTQYPEELLGVPSEGLRLTWALAHGSAAQIGYQLRWGEAAIEEEPVRSAASIGMPAPGGVLGSDETRRYAVRVATADGWSAWSEPLVVEGALAAADFVAQGIGAELPLGGPAALLRTTFRLESEPIRARLRSTSLGLHELRLNGAKAGDEHLAPGWTAYQERVVVATLDVTGLLRRGENVLSGLLADGWYRGRLGWVDGVEHYGTQLALVAQLDVELADGSTVRVVTGPGWRTATGAVRTNSLYDGADLDLAAEPVGWDAPGFDDSGWAEATIVDLDRSLLEPRVTTGVRTVAELPMAVRDSTADGGALVLDAGQNIAGWVRLVVRGGAGDRVTVRHAEVLEPDGSLHTRSLRSARATETYVLAADGETTLEPAFTFHGFQFADVSGAEVVSATAVAISSAVRPRSSFASSVPALDRLHSNVVWSQLDNFVSVPTDCPQRDERLGWTGDAQAFAATASTLFDVESFWSSWLRDLEIDQSDAEGVPAVVPNILGEAFSAEGESQGSMGRAGWADAATIVPWAVYESYGDPAVILRQADSMRRWVDHLERRSGEDGFLPVEFQFGDWLDPDAPSDEPWRAKVSAEFVAHAFWAHSARLTARAEELAGDEGSARRYHAMADAVAERAWARWGEHAVQSQTGCALALQFRIAPESDRDRIGRELATLVRTEDGRIATGFLGTPLVLHALAETGHIDEAYLMLLRRESPSWLYQVEMGATTVWERWDSLRPDGSIHSGDMASDGSVMLSFNHYAYGAVVDWLYRYVAGIAPTPDDPGYRTVLVRPRPAEGVTAAAAHVNARHGRVAIDWELDPETRDLRIDLDVPPGARAVLDLPITAESVVAVDGESGAWAELGPGHHRIDVRTARVAAALGSVRAG; translated from the coding sequence ATGCCGACCGTCCTGCCCGCTCTCGATGCCCACGACGCCGCCACTCGGGTCGTCTCGCTCCGCACGCAATACCCCGAGGAACTGCTCGGGGTGCCGTCGGAGGGGCTGCGGCTGACGTGGGCGCTCGCACACGGCTCGGCCGCACAGATCGGCTACCAGCTCCGTTGGGGCGAGGCGGCCATCGAGGAGGAGCCGGTGCGCTCTGCGGCATCGATCGGCATGCCGGCACCCGGCGGGGTGCTCGGGAGCGATGAGACGCGGCGGTACGCGGTTCGCGTCGCGACGGCCGACGGGTGGAGCGCATGGAGCGAGCCGCTCGTCGTCGAAGGCGCGCTCGCGGCGGCGGACTTCGTGGCGCAGGGCATCGGGGCTGAGCTGCCGCTCGGCGGGCCGGCGGCGCTGCTGCGGACGACGTTCCGCCTCGAGAGCGAGCCGATCCGCGCCCGGCTGCGGTCGACCTCTCTGGGCCTGCATGAGCTGCGGCTGAACGGTGCGAAGGCCGGCGACGAGCATCTGGCGCCCGGCTGGACGGCCTACCAGGAGCGGGTCGTCGTCGCGACGCTCGATGTGACCGGGTTGCTGCGCCGCGGAGAGAACGTCCTCAGCGGGCTCCTCGCCGACGGCTGGTACCGGGGCCGCCTCGGCTGGGTCGACGGTGTGGAGCACTACGGCACGCAGCTGGCGTTGGTGGCCCAACTCGACGTGGAGCTCGCCGACGGCAGCACCGTCCGGGTGGTCACCGGGCCGGGCTGGCGGACCGCGACGGGCGCCGTCCGGACCAACAGCCTGTACGACGGCGCCGATCTCGACCTCGCGGCCGAGCCGGTCGGGTGGGATGCACCCGGGTTCGACGACTCGGGCTGGGCGGAGGCGACGATCGTCGACCTCGACCGCTCGCTGCTCGAGCCGCGTGTCACGACGGGCGTTCGCACGGTCGCCGAGCTGCCGATGGCCGTGCGGGACTCGACGGCCGACGGCGGCGCCCTCGTCCTCGACGCCGGCCAGAACATCGCCGGCTGGGTTCGGCTCGTGGTGCGCGGCGGCGCCGGCGACCGGGTGACCGTGCGCCACGCCGAGGTGCTGGAGCCAGACGGATCGCTGCACACCCGGTCGCTCCGGTCCGCCCGCGCCACCGAAACCTACGTGCTCGCAGCGGACGGCGAGACGACCCTCGAGCCCGCGTTCACCTTCCACGGCTTCCAATTCGCCGATGTCTCCGGGGCAGAGGTCGTCTCGGCGACCGCGGTCGCGATCAGCAGCGCCGTGCGTCCCCGGTCGTCGTTCGCGAGCTCGGTGCCCGCGCTCGACCGGCTGCACTCCAACGTCGTGTGGTCGCAGCTGGACAACTTCGTGTCGGTGCCGACGGATTGCCCGCAGCGCGACGAGCGCCTCGGCTGGACGGGTGACGCCCAGGCGTTCGCCGCCACCGCGAGCACGCTGTTCGACGTCGAGTCGTTCTGGTCGTCGTGGCTGCGCGACCTCGAGATCGACCAGAGCGACGCGGAGGGCGTGCCTGCGGTCGTCCCGAACATCCTCGGCGAAGCGTTCAGCGCCGAAGGCGAGAGCCAGGGCAGCATGGGCCGGGCCGGATGGGCGGATGCCGCGACCATCGTGCCCTGGGCCGTCTACGAGTCGTACGGAGACCCCGCGGTGATCCTCCGGCAGGCGGACAGCATGCGCCGCTGGGTCGATCACCTCGAGCGGCGGTCCGGCGAGGACGGGTTCCTCCCGGTCGAGTTCCAGTTCGGCGACTGGCTCGACCCCGACGCGCCGAGCGACGAGCCGTGGCGCGCGAAGGTGTCTGCCGAGTTCGTCGCGCACGCGTTCTGGGCGCACAGCGCCCGGCTGACGGCGCGTGCCGAGGAGCTGGCCGGCGACGAGGGGTCGGCTCGCCGGTATCACGCCATGGCCGACGCCGTGGCGGAGCGCGCCTGGGCGCGCTGGGGCGAGCATGCCGTGCAGTCGCAGACCGGCTGCGCGCTCGCACTCCAGTTCCGGATCGCGCCGGAGTCGGATCGCGATCGCATCGGTCGGGAGCTCGCGACGCTCGTCCGCACGGAGGACGGGCGCATCGCGACCGGGTTCCTCGGCACGCCGCTGGTGCTGCACGCGCTCGCCGAGACCGGGCATATCGACGAGGCCTACCTGATGCTGCTTCGCCGCGAGTCGCCCAGCTGGCTCTACCAGGTGGAGATGGGCGCGACGACGGTCTGGGAGCGGTGGGACTCGCTGCGTCCCGACGGCAGCATCCACTCGGGCGACATGGCGAGCGATGGTTCGGTGATGCTCTCGTTCAACCACTACGCGTACGGAGCGGTCGTCGACTGGCTGTACCGCTACGTCGCGGGGATCGCGCCGACGCCAGACGACCCCGGCTATCGCACGGTCCTCGTCCGGCCCCGGCCTGCGGAGGGCGTCACCGCGGCGGCCGCGCACGTGAACGCCCGGCACGGACGCGTGGCGATCGACTGGGAGCTCGACCCCGAGACGCGGGATCTCCGGATCGACCTCGACGTGCCGCCCGGCGCCCGCGCGGTCCTCGACCTGCCGATCACCGCGGAGTCGGTCGTCGCCGTCGACGGCGAGTCCGGCGCCTGGGCGGAGCTCGGCCCCGGTCATCACCGGATCGACGTGCGAACGGCGAGGGTGGCGGCGGCGCTGGGATCCGTCCGCGCGGGATGA
- a CDS encoding carbohydrate ABC transporter permease, with amino-acid sequence MTLSAKLWRWGGGAAAILVAVVLFIVPFLFILLTASKNAQEASLFQFTLPTEWNLFPNLVEVISDRNFLFPKALVNSVVLTVVAVSVMVVLGAMVGYVLQRRRSRWNVLVNGLVLAGLIIPPAVVPTIWVLQGLGLFKTMPGLIAFHVAFGLSFCILLFRAFVASIPRELDEAAIIDGAGSLRLFFSVIFPLLRSVIVTVIVVQSVAVFNDFTYALYFLPGDENATIQLLLYNYTSQSLSQWNLLFMGVLLVTIPPLIMYIFFNRQIVAGMTSGAVKG; translated from the coding sequence GTGACCCTGTCCGCGAAGCTCTGGCGCTGGGGCGGCGGTGCCGCGGCGATCCTCGTGGCCGTCGTGCTGTTCATCGTGCCGTTCCTGTTCATCCTGCTGACGGCCTCGAAGAATGCGCAGGAGGCGTCGCTCTTCCAGTTCACCCTCCCGACCGAGTGGAATCTGTTCCCGAACCTCGTGGAGGTGATCAGCGACCGGAACTTCCTCTTCCCGAAGGCCCTCGTCAACAGCGTCGTCCTCACCGTCGTGGCGGTGAGCGTCATGGTCGTCCTCGGCGCGATGGTGGGCTACGTCCTCCAGCGTCGCCGCTCGCGCTGGAACGTCCTGGTCAACGGCCTGGTCCTCGCGGGCCTCATCATCCCGCCGGCCGTCGTCCCGACGATCTGGGTGCTGCAGGGGCTCGGGCTGTTCAAGACGATGCCCGGCCTCATCGCGTTCCACGTGGCGTTCGGCCTGTCGTTCTGCATCCTGCTGTTCCGCGCGTTCGTCGCCTCCATCCCGAGGGAGCTCGACGAGGCGGCCATCATCGACGGGGCCGGGTCGTTGCGGCTCTTCTTCTCCGTGATCTTCCCGCTGCTGCGGTCGGTGATCGTCACCGTGATCGTGGTGCAGTCGGTGGCGGTGTTCAACGACTTCACGTACGCGCTCTACTTCCTGCCGGGCGATGAGAACGCGACCATCCAGCTCCTGCTGTACAACTACACGTCGCAGTCGCTCAGCCAGTGGAATCTGCTCTTCATGGGCGTTCTCCTCGTGACCATCCCGCCCCTGATCATGTACATCTTCTTCAACCGGCAGATCGTTGCCGGCATGACCTCCGGGGCGGTCAAGGGATGA
- a CDS encoding sugar ABC transporter permease encodes MATTVLNPAPPAAGPSAETAPPAGRRRRRRGIRSPYPTWFYLPAGVFYLVLFLVPTAVSFYFAFTRWTLFSAEWVGFDNFVRFFQEPALVTGFVNTFVFAFLTSGLKVVLGLALGVLLTSQIIARGFLRSVVFFPVLVSAIGVGITWKVLLDPFDGLVNEGLASIGIEGPGWLTDPQWALVSVALVDVWRGVGLATLIYIAGIVAIPQDYFEAARVDGAGAWARFRHVTLPLVRPATITVVTLSLIGGLRSFDLIWAMTRGGPGFTSDVIASVIYKQYQAGFFGLSTAGNVVLFIVVAVLIVPIYAWLNRREKDL; translated from the coding sequence ATGGCAACCACCGTCCTGAACCCCGCGCCGCCGGCCGCCGGCCCGAGCGCCGAGACGGCGCCGCCGGCCGGTCGCCGTCGTCGCCGCCGAGGCATCCGCAGTCCCTACCCGACCTGGTTCTACCTCCCAGCCGGAGTGTTCTACCTGGTCCTGTTCCTGGTCCCCACCGCGGTGTCGTTCTACTTCGCCTTCACGCGCTGGACGCTCTTCAGCGCGGAGTGGGTCGGCTTCGACAACTTCGTGCGGTTCTTCCAGGAGCCCGCCCTCGTCACGGGCTTCGTCAACACGTTCGTCTTCGCCTTCCTGACCTCCGGGCTCAAGGTCGTGCTCGGGCTCGCGCTCGGGGTGCTCCTGACGAGCCAGATCATCGCACGCGGCTTCCTCCGCAGCGTGGTCTTCTTCCCGGTGCTCGTCTCGGCCATCGGCGTCGGCATCACCTGGAAGGTGCTGCTCGACCCGTTCGACGGTCTCGTGAACGAAGGCCTGGCCTCCATCGGCATCGAGGGGCCGGGGTGGCTCACCGATCCGCAATGGGCCCTCGTCTCCGTCGCCCTCGTCGACGTGTGGCGCGGCGTCGGCCTCGCCACGCTCATCTACATCGCCGGCATCGTCGCGATCCCGCAGGACTACTTCGAGGCCGCCCGCGTCGACGGCGCCGGCGCGTGGGCCCGGTTCCGGCACGTCACGCTGCCGCTCGTGCGCCCGGCGACGATCACCGTCGTCACCCTGTCGCTCATCGGCGGCCTGCGCTCCTTCGACCTCATCTGGGCGATGACGCGCGGCGGCCCCGGCTTCACGAGCGACGTGATCGCCTCCGTGATCTACAAGCAGTACCAGGCCGGCTTCTTCGGGCTCTCGACGGCGGGCAACGTGGTGCTCTTCATCGTCGTCGCGGTGCTCATCGTGCCCATCTACGCCTGGCTCAACCGACGGGAGAAGGACCTGTGA
- a CDS encoding extracellular solute-binding protein encodes MLATSVTATAALALAGCSTSDQSSGDGTSLSILVDNSDLAVQQMDVLASAFMEDHPDIDIHVETRPQGAEGDNLVKTKLATGEMEDLFAYNSGSLLQALTPGETLVDLSDQEWVDRLDDNFVQAVGGGDGVYGVPLGQAMAGAVLYNKDVYAELGLEIPTTWDEFIANAEAVKASGIAAPIIQTYGDTWTSQLFVLGDFFNVLAENPDWAEEYTANEAKYVDQPALAGFEHGQEVFEKGLANEDFASATYDDGVRMIAQGEGAHYPILTFAASPLVQNYPEAADTVGTFPLPGPSAESNGLTVWMPGAVYIPKTTEGDKLEAAKQFLDFLVSPESCDLQSTVIAPQGPFVIDGCELPDDVPALVSDMQPYFDEGRTGLALEFLSPIKGPALEQITVAVGSGITPAAEGAAQYDEDVKKQAQQLGLEGW; translated from the coding sequence GTGCTCGCCACCTCGGTCACCGCGACCGCAGCGCTCGCGCTGGCCGGATGCAGCACGAGCGATCAGTCCTCCGGCGACGGGACGAGCCTCTCGATCCTGGTCGACAACAGCGATCTGGCCGTGCAGCAGATGGATGTGCTGGCGTCGGCCTTCATGGAAGACCACCCCGACATCGACATCCACGTCGAGACCCGGCCGCAGGGAGCCGAGGGCGACAACCTCGTCAAGACCAAGCTCGCCACGGGTGAGATGGAAGACCTCTTCGCCTACAACTCGGGCTCGCTGCTGCAGGCGCTCACGCCCGGAGAGACGCTCGTCGACCTCTCCGACCAGGAATGGGTCGACCGGCTCGACGACAACTTCGTGCAGGCGGTGGGCGGCGGCGACGGCGTGTACGGCGTCCCTCTGGGGCAGGCGATGGCCGGGGCGGTGCTCTACAACAAGGACGTCTACGCCGAGCTCGGCCTCGAGATTCCCACGACGTGGGACGAGTTCATCGCGAACGCCGAAGCGGTCAAGGCATCGGGCATCGCCGCCCCGATCATCCAGACCTACGGCGACACCTGGACCAGCCAGCTGTTCGTGCTGGGCGACTTCTTCAACGTGCTCGCCGAGAATCCCGACTGGGCCGAGGAATACACCGCGAACGAGGCGAAGTACGTCGACCAGCCGGCGCTCGCCGGCTTCGAGCACGGCCAGGAGGTCTTCGAGAAGGGGCTCGCGAACGAGGACTTCGCCTCCGCGACGTACGACGACGGCGTGCGCATGATCGCGCAGGGCGAGGGCGCGCACTACCCGATCCTCACCTTCGCCGCGTCACCGCTCGTGCAGAACTACCCGGAGGCGGCCGACACCGTCGGCACCTTCCCGCTGCCCGGGCCGAGCGCGGAGTCCAACGGGCTCACGGTGTGGATGCCGGGCGCCGTGTACATCCCGAAGACCACCGAGGGCGACAAGCTCGAGGCCGCGAAGCAGTTCCTCGACTTCCTGGTGAGCCCCGAAAGCTGCGACCTGCAGAGCACGGTCATCGCCCCACAGGGCCCCTTCGTCATCGACGGCTGCGAGCTGCCCGACGACGTCCCCGCGCTCGTCTCCGACATGCAGCCCTACTTCGATGAAGGCCGCACCGGTCTCGCGCTCGAATTCCTCTCGCCGATCAAGGGCCCGGCCCTCGAGCAGATCACCGTGGCCGTCGGATCGGGCATCACCCCGGCCGCCGAGGGCGCTGCCCAGTACGACGAGGACGTCAAGAAGCAGGCACAGCAGCTCGGCCTCGAGGGCTGGTAG
- a CDS encoding LacI family DNA-binding transcriptional regulator gives MTNTSPGRAATIEDVAREAGVSRAAVSKVIRNAYGVSPAMRERVTAAIDKLQYRPRHAARAMRGSSFTLGIEIPEFGNQFFTRVLTGATRALEGTGYQLIIAPAEPGSKWGYRALESLTDHQVDGIIAISPLVEPAWLERLATAIPVVMLGRHDEGAGYDTVTGDDRAGTDAVMDHLIELGHRRIAHLTIAESMIDPSLASPHAIRLATYLDRMTAAGLTEHAQVARVGADDDAHAAALDLLGGRDRPTAVFVGNDQPALGVLRARMELGLTAQDVSIAGYDDIELAAHPAISLTTVDQDGERMGERAIELLLERIKDGRSAPERYSVTPRLRVRGSTAPPRA, from the coding sequence GTGACGAACACGTCACCAGGACGTGCGGCGACGATCGAGGACGTCGCTCGCGAGGCGGGGGTATCCCGTGCCGCCGTCTCGAAGGTGATCCGGAACGCCTACGGAGTCAGTCCCGCCATGCGGGAGCGGGTTACCGCAGCCATCGACAAGCTCCAATACCGGCCCCGACATGCTGCACGCGCAATGCGCGGGTCGAGCTTCACCCTCGGCATCGAGATCCCCGAGTTCGGCAACCAGTTCTTCACCCGGGTGCTGACCGGCGCCACCAGAGCCCTCGAGGGCACCGGCTACCAGCTGATCATCGCGCCAGCCGAGCCGGGATCGAAGTGGGGCTACCGGGCCCTCGAATCCCTCACCGACCACCAGGTGGACGGCATCATCGCGATCTCGCCGCTGGTCGAACCCGCCTGGCTCGAACGCCTCGCCACCGCCATCCCCGTCGTCATGCTCGGCCGCCATGACGAGGGTGCAGGCTACGACACCGTGACCGGCGACGATCGGGCCGGCACCGACGCGGTCATGGACCACCTGATCGAGCTGGGCCACCGGCGCATCGCGCACCTCACCATCGCCGAGTCCATGATCGACCCCTCGCTCGCGAGCCCGCATGCGATCCGGCTCGCCACCTACCTCGATCGGATGACTGCGGCCGGTCTGACTGAGCACGCGCAGGTCGCGCGCGTCGGTGCGGACGACGACGCCCACGCCGCGGCGCTCGACCTTCTCGGCGGCCGCGATCGCCCCACGGCCGTCTTCGTCGGAAACGACCAGCCGGCGCTCGGCGTGCTCCGCGCACGGATGGAGCTCGGCCTGACCGCGCAGGATGTCTCGATCGCCGGCTACGACGACATCGAGCTCGCCGCCCATCCCGCGATCTCCCTCACCACCGTCGATCAGGACGGCGAACGCATGGGCGAGCGGGCCATCGAACTGCTCCTCGAGCGGATCAAGGACGGCCGCAGCGCACCCGAGCGCTACAGCGTCACTCCCAGACTTCGGGTCCGAGGTTCCACGGCGCCGCCGCGAGCCTGA
- a CDS encoding biotin/lipoate A/B protein ligase family protein → MHGEYKVPGGKLVVVDFDVVDDVIRNPRVAGDFFLEPDEALGDIDRALDGLAAGSDAKQIAKAITQGLRPDAVMLGFSADAVAVAVRRALTDARTWTDYEWEIVHDAAVPPRLHLALDEVLATRVGEGRRKPTLRFWEWEESAVVIGSFQSVKNEVDPEGAAKYGFDVVRRISGGGAMMMEKGNVVTYSLYVPAELVHGMSFADSYAFLDDWVLQGLRAVGIEATYQPLNDIASPLGKIGGAAQKRLGSGGVLHHVTMSYDLDNQKMLEVLRIGREKISDKGIASAAKRVDPLRSQTGLSRAAVIESLKQTFTSLYGATPGAVTADELAEAEELVETKFATREWLYRVP, encoded by the coding sequence ATGCACGGCGAGTACAAGGTTCCCGGTGGCAAGCTCGTGGTCGTCGACTTCGACGTCGTCGACGACGTGATCCGCAACCCGCGCGTCGCGGGCGATTTCTTCCTCGAGCCCGACGAGGCCCTCGGTGACATCGATCGCGCGCTCGACGGCCTCGCGGCGGGGTCCGACGCGAAACAGATCGCGAAGGCCATCACGCAGGGCCTGCGGCCCGACGCGGTGATGCTCGGCTTCTCGGCCGACGCGGTCGCGGTCGCGGTGCGGCGTGCGCTCACCGACGCCCGCACGTGGACCGACTACGAGTGGGAGATCGTGCACGACGCGGCCGTGCCGCCTCGGCTGCACCTCGCGCTCGACGAGGTGCTCGCGACGCGCGTCGGCGAGGGACGCCGGAAGCCGACGCTCCGGTTCTGGGAGTGGGAGGAGTCGGCCGTCGTGATCGGCTCGTTCCAGTCGGTGAAGAACGAGGTCGATCCCGAGGGCGCCGCGAAGTACGGCTTCGACGTGGTGCGTCGCATCTCCGGGGGCGGGGCGATGATGATGGAGAAGGGCAACGTCGTCACCTACTCGCTCTACGTGCCGGCCGAGCTCGTGCACGGCATGAGCTTCGCCGACTCGTACGCGTTCCTCGACGACTGGGTGCTGCAGGGGCTCCGGGCCGTCGGCATCGAGGCGACCTACCAGCCCCTCAACGACATCGCGAGCCCGCTCGGCAAGATCGGCGGCGCCGCGCAGAAGCGTCTCGGCTCGGGCGGGGTGCTGCACCACGTGACGATGTCGTACGACCTCGACAACCAGAAGATGCTCGAGGTGCTGCGGATCGGCCGCGAGAAGATCAGCGACAAGGGCATCGCCTCCGCCGCCAAGCGCGTCGACCCCCTGCGCTCGCAGACGGGCCTCAGCCGGGCGGCCGTGATCGAGAGTCTCAAGCAGACCTTCACCTCGCTGTACGGCGCGACGCCCGGAGCGGTGACCGCCGACGAGCTCGCCGAGGCCGAGGAGCTCGTGGAGACGAAGTTCGCCACGCGGGAGTGGCTGTACCGGGTGCCGTAG
- a CDS encoding glycoside hydrolase family 6 protein, with the protein MQLPPIARRFALGAAAAVAVAALVASPAQAANDVLHPDAELWVNPDSTTLEAAEGLDGQARADALLLGSYASATWINGGTPNEAKRDVKRAVAAAHAADQVPVLVAYNLPFRDCAQYSAGGATTAAEYTAWIDGIAKGIGNKDAVVILEPDGLGIIPWYTNLDGALEWCQPAEADAATAAEERFAMLNHAVDALGALPSTAVYLDGTHSGWLNVGDISQRLLRAGVERADGFFLNASNYHYTENLTAYGTWISSCIALVTEVNPGAFGECGNQYWNGGPANGWNGVAMSPFGRWSAGAADPALDTAGVDSRYAAALGDVSPSTHFVIDTSRNGQGPWDASSSGLAVPEDWCNPPGRGLGERPTTDTGADLVDAYLWIKVPGESDGQCFRGTAGPLDPIRGIEDPPAGVWFPEQARELIELAVPPVG; encoded by the coding sequence ATGCAGCTTCCACCGATCGCCCGGCGCTTCGCGCTGGGCGCCGCCGCAGCCGTCGCCGTGGCCGCGCTCGTCGCGTCGCCGGCACAGGCGGCGAACGACGTGCTCCACCCGGACGCCGAGCTCTGGGTGAACCCCGACAGCACCACCCTCGAGGCCGCCGAAGGACTCGACGGGCAGGCACGCGCCGACGCGCTGCTCCTCGGCTCCTACGCCTCGGCGACCTGGATCAACGGCGGCACGCCGAACGAGGCGAAGCGCGACGTCAAACGCGCCGTCGCGGCCGCACACGCCGCCGACCAGGTGCCCGTGCTCGTCGCCTACAACCTGCCGTTCCGCGACTGCGCGCAGTACTCGGCCGGCGGTGCGACGACCGCGGCCGAGTACACCGCCTGGATCGACGGCATCGCCAAGGGCATCGGCAACAAGGACGCCGTCGTCATCCTCGAGCCCGACGGGCTCGGCATCATCCCGTGGTACACGAACCTCGACGGGGCGCTCGAGTGGTGCCAGCCGGCCGAGGCCGACGCGGCGACCGCCGCCGAGGAGCGCTTCGCGATGCTGAACCACGCGGTCGACGCGCTCGGCGCGCTGCCCTCGACCGCCGTCTACCTCGACGGCACGCACAGCGGCTGGCTGAACGTCGGCGACATCAGCCAGCGGCTCCTGCGCGCCGGCGTCGAACGGGCGGACGGGTTCTTCCTGAACGCGTCGAACTACCACTACACCGAGAACCTCACCGCCTACGGCACCTGGATCTCCTCCTGCATCGCGCTGGTCACCGAGGTGAACCCCGGCGCCTTCGGCGAATGCGGCAACCAGTACTGGAACGGCGGCCCGGCCAACGGCTGGAACGGCGTCGCCATGAGCCCGTTCGGGCGGTGGAGCGCAGGCGCGGCCGACCCAGCCCTCGACACCGCCGGGGTCGACTCGCGGTACGCCGCGGCGCTCGGCGACGTGTCGCCGTCGACGCACTTCGTGATCGACACGAGCCGCAACGGCCAGGGACCGTGGGATGCCTCGTCCAGCGGGCTCGCGGTGCCCGAGGACTGGTGCAACCCGCCTGGCCGCGGGCTCGGCGAGCGTCCCACGACCGACACGGGTGCAGACCTCGTCGACGCCTACCTCTGGATCAAGGTGCCGGGCGAATCCGACGGCCAGTGCTTCCGCGGCACCGCCGGACCGCTCGACCCGATCCGCGGCATCGAGGACCCGCCCGCCGGCGTGTGGTTCCCCGAGCAGGCGCGAGAGCTGATCGAACTGGCCGTCCCGCCGGTCGGGTGA
- a CDS encoding alpha/beta fold hydrolase: MPTYTDAHGVHIHYRSWRVEEPNAVIQLAHGVGEHIGRYGRLVEALNAAGYSVWADDHRGHGQTGFEQHGGDLTRMGRLGPGGLRAAIAAVEQFTDLIRATEDPGLPLVLLGHSWGSLMAQIIVNRHADRYDGVVLTATAYRTLRHMEAGDLNRRHRHLGPTPVEWLSREPSVAAEFMADPYTTSTPLRKLFGTADAMRLLGRPARGLPPELPLLIMVGSDDSLGGEESARRLAEAYVRRSGLVDVEVIVYEGARHEIFNETNQAEVRADLIGWLDERFAVD, from the coding sequence ATGCCGACCTACACCGACGCGCACGGCGTGCACATCCACTATCGGTCATGGCGCGTCGAGGAGCCGAACGCGGTCATCCAGCTCGCGCACGGCGTGGGCGAGCACATCGGCCGCTACGGACGGCTCGTCGAGGCGCTGAACGCGGCCGGCTACTCCGTCTGGGCCGACGACCACCGCGGCCACGGGCAGACGGGGTTCGAGCAGCACGGCGGCGATCTCACCCGGATGGGCCGCCTCGGGCCGGGCGGTCTGCGCGCCGCGATCGCCGCGGTCGAGCAGTTCACCGACCTCATCCGCGCGACAGAGGATCCCGGCCTGCCCCTCGTGCTCCTCGGGCACTCGTGGGGCTCGCTGATGGCGCAGATCATCGTGAACCGGCACGCCGACCGGTACGACGGCGTCGTGCTGACCGCCACCGCCTACCGGACGCTCCGGCACATGGAGGCGGGAGACCTGAACCGCCGCCACCGGCATCTCGGCCCGACGCCCGTGGAGTGGCTGAGCCGCGAGCCGTCGGTCGCGGCGGAGTTCATGGCCGACCCGTACACGACGTCGACGCCGCTGCGGAAGCTGTTCGGCACGGCCGACGCCATGCGTCTCCTCGGTCGCCCGGCGCGGGGGCTGCCTCCCGAGCTGCCGCTGCTGATCATGGTCGGTTCCGACGATTCGCTCGGCGGCGAAGAGTCCGCCCGCAGGCTCGCGGAGGCGTACGTGCGACGGTCGGGGCTCGTCGACGTCGAGGTGATCGTGTACGAGGGCGCCCGGCACGAGATCTTCAACGAGACCAACCAGGCCGAGGTCCGGGCCGATCTGATCGGCTGGCTCGACGAGCGGTTCGCGGTCGACTGA